The following proteins are co-located in the Doryrhamphus excisus isolate RoL2022-K1 chromosome 15, RoL_Dexc_1.0, whole genome shotgun sequence genome:
- the ezh1 gene encoding histone-lysine N-methyltransferase EZH1 isoform X2 yields MEVTAEAVLAATNAAAAATKPPPLCYGGPSHGLLEWRRRVRSEYMRLRQLKRLKKAEEVKAVFMSNRQKIEEQTSILNEEWSKLRIQSVPLSASSGPVATKKMCTVESGFPGFKVQAVAMKPLSTVAGIPFMYSWSPLQHNFMVEDETFLHNIPYMGDEVLEQDEAFLEELIDNYDGVHGDREGGFISDEIFKELVEALSQYSDHEDDDDDEEEAAAEAATKKEDERAMRRSSAEASEETKAPFIRRKRRNIVEVRDPSSSKKIPSDKIFTAIASMFPYKGTTEELKEKYKDLLEPPGPVKLPPLCTPNLDGPFAKSVQREQSLHSFHTLFCRRCFKYDCFLHPFHATPNVYKRKSKEIRMETEPCGVDCFLLQKGAKEFVDQNMLRSQRFRKRRRQQQHQQQQQQQQQQQQQQQQRPTSSSCPEPPSGSTEESKDGESDHETTSSSEGNSRCQTPTKLRPVEDEGEQHQQQLHQHQQQQQQQAACCVVEWSGAEESLFRVLHGTYFNNFCSIARLIGTKNCKEVYEFAAKEVLIHRVPLEDGGISPQKKKRKHRLWAKIQLKKDNSSNQVYNYQPCDHPDHPCDSTCPCVITQNFCEKFCQCEHECQNRFPGCRCKTQCNTKQCPCYLAVRECDPDLCMTCGAADHWDSKVVSCKNCSIQRGLKKHLLLAPSDVAGWGTFIKEPVQKNEFISEYCGELISQDEADRRGRIYDKYMSSFLFNLNNDFVVDATRKGNKIRFANHSVNPNCYAKVVMVNGDHRIGIFAKRAIMQGEELFFDYRYSQADALKYVGIEREVDMS; encoded by the exons ATGGAGGTAACAGCCGAAGCGGTGCTCGCCGCCACcaacgccgccgccgctgccacGAAACCTCCACCTCTCTGTTACGGCGGACCCTCCCACGGTCTCCTGGAGTGGCGTCGGCGGGTCCGTTCGGAGTATATGCGCCTTCGCCAGTTAAAGCGCCTTAAGAAAGCCGAGGAGGTCAAG GCCGTCTTCATGTCCAACCGGCAAAAAATTGAGGAGCAGACTAGCATCCTGAATGAAGAATGGTCCAAACTGAGGATCCAGTCTGTCCCCCTGTCTGCCTCAAGTGGACCTGTGGCTACAAAGAAG ATGTGCACGGTGGAGTCCGGCTTCCCGGGGTTCAAGGTTCAAGCCGTCGCTATGAAACCTTTGTCCACGGTGGCAGGAATCCCCTTCATGTACTCCTGGTCGCCGCTGCAGCACAACTTTAtg GTGGAGGATGAGACGTTCCTGCACAACATTCCCTACATGGGTGACGAGGTGCTGGAGCAAGATGAGGCCTTCCTGGAGGAGCTGATTGACAACTACGATGGCGTCCACGGTGACAGAG AGGGGGGGTTCATTAGCGACGAGATCTTTAAGGAGCTGGTGGAGGCCTTGAGTCAGTACTCTGACCAcgaggacgacgacgacgacgaggaggaaGCGGCGGCAGAGGCGGCGACAAAGAAGGAGGACGAGCGAGCAATGAGGCGTAGCTCGGCGGAAGCTTCCGAGGAGACCAAAGCGCCGTTCatcaggaggaagaggaggaacatTGTTGAGG TACGGGACCCGTCCAGCAGCAAGAAGATCCCCAGCGACAAGATCTTCACAGCCATTGCCTCCATGTTCCCGTACAAAGGCACCACAGAGGAACTGAAGGAAAA GTACAAGGACCTCCTGGAGCCCCCAGGCCCGGTCAAGCTGCCCCCGCTGTGCACCCCCAACCTGGACGGCCCCTTTGCAAAGTCAGTGCAGAGGGAGCAGTCGCTGCACTCCTTCCATACGCTCTTCTGCAGGCGATGCTTTAAATACGACTGCTTCCTGCACC CTTTCCACGCGACACCCAACGTGTACAAAAGGAAGAGTAAGGAGATCCGAATGGAGACGGAACCGTGCGGCGTGGACTGCTTCCTGTTGCAG AAAGGGGCTAAAGAGTTTGTGGATCAAAACATGCTGCGCTCTCAGAGGTTTCGGAAGAGGCGCAGGCAGcagcaacatcaacaacaacagcaacaacaacagcaacaacaacaacagcagcagcagcggcccACCAGCTCAAGCTGCCCCGAACCTCCATCTGGTTCTACCGAGGAGAGCAAAGATGGAGAAAGCGACCATGAGACCACATCCTCCTCAG agGGCAATTCACGTTGTCAGACGCCTACCAAGCTGCGTCCGGTTGAGGACGAAGGcgagcagcatcagcagcagcttcaccagcatcagcagcaacagcagcagcaggcggcGTGCTGTGTGGTCGAGTGGAGCGGTGCGGAGGAGTCGCTCTTCAGGGTTCTGCACGGCACCTACTTCAACAACTTCTGCTCCATCGCTCGCCTCATCGGCACCAAGAACTGCAAGGAG GTGTACGAGTTTGCAGCGAAGGAGGTCCTCATCCATCGCGTCCCCCTGGAGGATGGAGGCATCTCTCcgcaaaagaagaagaggaaacaCAG GTTATGGGCAAAGATTCAGCTCAAGAAag ATAACTCGTCCAATCAGGTGTACAACTACCAGCCGTGTGACCACCCAGACCACCCATGTGACAGCACCTGCCCGTGCGTGATAACGCAGAATTTTTGCGAGAAGTTCTGCCAATGCGAACACGAAT GCCAGAACCGTTTCCCGGGCTGCAGATGTAAGACACAGTGCAACACCAAGCAGTGTCCCTGCTACTTGGCTGTCAGGGAGTGCGATCCGGATCTGTGCATGACCTGCGGCGCTGCCGACCACTGGGACAGCAAAGTGGTCTCATGCAAGAACTGCAGCATCCAGAGAGGCCTGAAAAAG CACCTCCTGTTGGCGCCCTCCGACGTCGCTGGATGGGGCACCTTCATCAAAGAGCCCGTACAGAAGAACGAGTTCATCTCGGAGTATTGCGGCGAG CTCATCTCCCAGGACGAGGCGGACCGTCGAGGCAGAATCTACGACAAATACATGTCCAGCTTCCTGTTCAACCTGAACAACG ACTTTGTGGTGGACGCCACAAGGAAAGGCAACAAAATCCGCTTTGCCAATCACTCGGTCAATCCTAACTGCTACGCCAAAG TGGTGATGGTGAACGGAGACCACCGCATTGGAATCTTTGCCAAGCGGGCCATCATGCAGGGGGAGGAGCTTTTCTTCGATTACAG
- the ezh1 gene encoding histone-lysine N-methyltransferase EZH1 isoform X1, with amino-acid sequence MEVTAEAVLAATNAAAAATKPPPLCYGGPSHGLLEWRRRVRSEYMRLRQLKRLKKAEEVKAVFMSNRQKIEEQTSILNEEWSKLRIQSVPLSASSGPVATKKKSRPSLQMCTVESGFPGFKVQAVAMKPLSTVAGIPFMYSWSPLQHNFMVEDETFLHNIPYMGDEVLEQDEAFLEELIDNYDGVHGDREGGFISDEIFKELVEALSQYSDHEDDDDDEEEAAAEAATKKEDERAMRRSSAEASEETKAPFIRRKRRNIVEVRDPSSSKKIPSDKIFTAIASMFPYKGTTEELKEKYKDLLEPPGPVKLPPLCTPNLDGPFAKSVQREQSLHSFHTLFCRRCFKYDCFLHPFHATPNVYKRKSKEIRMETEPCGVDCFLLQKGAKEFVDQNMLRSQRFRKRRRQQQHQQQQQQQQQQQQQQQQRPTSSSCPEPPSGSTEESKDGESDHETTSSSEGNSRCQTPTKLRPVEDEGEQHQQQLHQHQQQQQQQAACCVVEWSGAEESLFRVLHGTYFNNFCSIARLIGTKNCKEVYEFAAKEVLIHRVPLEDGGISPQKKKRKHRLWAKIQLKKDNSSNQVYNYQPCDHPDHPCDSTCPCVITQNFCEKFCQCEHECQNRFPGCRCKTQCNTKQCPCYLAVRECDPDLCMTCGAADHWDSKVVSCKNCSIQRGLKKHLLLAPSDVAGWGTFIKEPVQKNEFISEYCGELISQDEADRRGRIYDKYMSSFLFNLNNDFVVDATRKGNKIRFANHSVNPNCYAKVVMVNGDHRIGIFAKRAIMQGEELFFDYRYSQADALKYVGIEREVDMS; translated from the exons ATGGAGGTAACAGCCGAAGCGGTGCTCGCCGCCACcaacgccgccgccgctgccacGAAACCTCCACCTCTCTGTTACGGCGGACCCTCCCACGGTCTCCTGGAGTGGCGTCGGCGGGTCCGTTCGGAGTATATGCGCCTTCGCCAGTTAAAGCGCCTTAAGAAAGCCGAGGAGGTCAAG GCCGTCTTCATGTCCAACCGGCAAAAAATTGAGGAGCAGACTAGCATCCTGAATGAAGAATGGTCCAAACTGAGGATCCAGTCTGTCCCCCTGTCTGCCTCAAGTGGACCTGTGGCTACAAAGAAG AAATCCCGGCCTTCTTTACAGATGTGCACGGTGGAGTCCGGCTTCCCGGGGTTCAAGGTTCAAGCCGTCGCTATGAAACCTTTGTCCACGGTGGCAGGAATCCCCTTCATGTACTCCTGGTCGCCGCTGCAGCACAACTTTAtg GTGGAGGATGAGACGTTCCTGCACAACATTCCCTACATGGGTGACGAGGTGCTGGAGCAAGATGAGGCCTTCCTGGAGGAGCTGATTGACAACTACGATGGCGTCCACGGTGACAGAG AGGGGGGGTTCATTAGCGACGAGATCTTTAAGGAGCTGGTGGAGGCCTTGAGTCAGTACTCTGACCAcgaggacgacgacgacgacgaggaggaaGCGGCGGCAGAGGCGGCGACAAAGAAGGAGGACGAGCGAGCAATGAGGCGTAGCTCGGCGGAAGCTTCCGAGGAGACCAAAGCGCCGTTCatcaggaggaagaggaggaacatTGTTGAGG TACGGGACCCGTCCAGCAGCAAGAAGATCCCCAGCGACAAGATCTTCACAGCCATTGCCTCCATGTTCCCGTACAAAGGCACCACAGAGGAACTGAAGGAAAA GTACAAGGACCTCCTGGAGCCCCCAGGCCCGGTCAAGCTGCCCCCGCTGTGCACCCCCAACCTGGACGGCCCCTTTGCAAAGTCAGTGCAGAGGGAGCAGTCGCTGCACTCCTTCCATACGCTCTTCTGCAGGCGATGCTTTAAATACGACTGCTTCCTGCACC CTTTCCACGCGACACCCAACGTGTACAAAAGGAAGAGTAAGGAGATCCGAATGGAGACGGAACCGTGCGGCGTGGACTGCTTCCTGTTGCAG AAAGGGGCTAAAGAGTTTGTGGATCAAAACATGCTGCGCTCTCAGAGGTTTCGGAAGAGGCGCAGGCAGcagcaacatcaacaacaacagcaacaacaacagcaacaacaacaacagcagcagcagcggcccACCAGCTCAAGCTGCCCCGAACCTCCATCTGGTTCTACCGAGGAGAGCAAAGATGGAGAAAGCGACCATGAGACCACATCCTCCTCAG agGGCAATTCACGTTGTCAGACGCCTACCAAGCTGCGTCCGGTTGAGGACGAAGGcgagcagcatcagcagcagcttcaccagcatcagcagcaacagcagcagcaggcggcGTGCTGTGTGGTCGAGTGGAGCGGTGCGGAGGAGTCGCTCTTCAGGGTTCTGCACGGCACCTACTTCAACAACTTCTGCTCCATCGCTCGCCTCATCGGCACCAAGAACTGCAAGGAG GTGTACGAGTTTGCAGCGAAGGAGGTCCTCATCCATCGCGTCCCCCTGGAGGATGGAGGCATCTCTCcgcaaaagaagaagaggaaacaCAG GTTATGGGCAAAGATTCAGCTCAAGAAag ATAACTCGTCCAATCAGGTGTACAACTACCAGCCGTGTGACCACCCAGACCACCCATGTGACAGCACCTGCCCGTGCGTGATAACGCAGAATTTTTGCGAGAAGTTCTGCCAATGCGAACACGAAT GCCAGAACCGTTTCCCGGGCTGCAGATGTAAGACACAGTGCAACACCAAGCAGTGTCCCTGCTACTTGGCTGTCAGGGAGTGCGATCCGGATCTGTGCATGACCTGCGGCGCTGCCGACCACTGGGACAGCAAAGTGGTCTCATGCAAGAACTGCAGCATCCAGAGAGGCCTGAAAAAG CACCTCCTGTTGGCGCCCTCCGACGTCGCTGGATGGGGCACCTTCATCAAAGAGCCCGTACAGAAGAACGAGTTCATCTCGGAGTATTGCGGCGAG CTCATCTCCCAGGACGAGGCGGACCGTCGAGGCAGAATCTACGACAAATACATGTCCAGCTTCCTGTTCAACCTGAACAACG ACTTTGTGGTGGACGCCACAAGGAAAGGCAACAAAATCCGCTTTGCCAATCACTCGGTCAATCCTAACTGCTACGCCAAAG TGGTGATGGTGAACGGAGACCACCGCATTGGAATCTTTGCCAAGCGGGCCATCATGCAGGGGGAGGAGCTTTTCTTCGATTACAG